A stretch of Lathyrus oleraceus cultivar Zhongwan6 chromosome 6, CAAS_Psat_ZW6_1.0, whole genome shotgun sequence DNA encodes these proteins:
- the LOC127092148 gene encoding uncharacterized protein LOC127092148, producing the protein MLVRRRVMSWRRVAKSFQAMLAHVFLFSFTLLLVLKLDRFFLFSWWTVFFPLWLFHVVVARGRFSLPAPSVPHGRQWAPCHSVIATPLLVAFELLLCIHLGSSYVVNLKIVFIPLIAFELVILIDNIRMCRALMPGDEENMTDEAVWETLPHFWISISMVFFIAATVFTLLKICGDVAALGWWDLFINYGIAQCFAFLVCTKWHNPTIHGNCQITEPCSSSNTIRYLEWSREGIVISTDEDVQQNLFCSLQDIGGHIMKIPLIGFQILLFMHLEGTPLGAKNIPIWGIFSPLFLLQGAGVLFAAYRLIEKIVLLLYNGDVPRSYSSIASKSRDCFGFFHHGSRLLGWWSIDEGSREEEARLFCAGSSGYNTFSPDTVKKMPRGELVEEIWRLQAALGEQTEVTKYSQEEYERLQNEKILCRVCFEEQINVVLLPCKHHVLCSTCCEKCKKCPICRGTIEERMPVYDV; encoded by the exons ATGCTGGTTCGAAGGAGGGTGATGAGTTGGAGAAGGGTAGCAAAGTCCTTTCAAGCTATGCTAGCTCATGTCTTTCTTTTCTCCTTCACTCTTCTCCTTGTTCTCAAGCTTGACCGTTTCTTCCTTTTCTCATGGTG GACTGTATTTTTTCCACTTTGGCTTTTTCATGTCGTGGTAGCACGGGGCAGGTTTTCCTTGCCCGCTCCTTCAGTGCCTCATGGTCGCCAA TGGGCTCCTTGTCATTCAGTCATAGCAACGCCATTACTTGTGGCATTTGAGCTTCTTCTGTGTATACATCTTGGAAGCAGTTATG TGGTGAATTTAAAGATTGTCTTCATACCTCTTATAGCTTTTGAATTAGTGATTCTGATCGATAACATCAG GATGTGCAGGGCTTTGATGCCTGGAGACGAGGAAAATATGACGGATGAAGCAGTATGGGAAACTCTTCCT CACTTCTGGATTTCGATATCCATGGTCTTCTTTATTGCTGCCACAGTGTTCACTCTTTTAAAGATATGCG GTGATGTTGCTGCTCTAGGCTGGTGGGACTTGTTTATCAACTACGG CATTGCACAGTGCTTTGCGTTTCTCGTTTGTACAAAGTGGCACAATCCTACAATTCATGGAAACTGTCAAATTACAGAACCGTGTTCGTCGTCAAATACCATAAGATATCTCGAATGGAGTAGAGAAGGCATAGTTATTTCTACCGATGAAGATGTGCAGCAAAATCTGTTTTGCAGTCTGCAAGACATAGGCGGACATATCATGAAAATTCCGCTAATTGGTTTCCAAATACTTCTTTTTATGCATTTAGAG GGAACACCATTGGGTGCAAAAAATATACCGATTTGGGGAATTTTTTCTCCCCTTTTTCTGTTGCAAGGAGCTGGTGTATTATTTGCAGCATATAGGTTAATAGAGAAGATTGTTCTATTACTCTATAACGGAGATGTTCCTAGAAGCTACTCTTCTATCGCATCAAAATCCCGTGACTGCTTTGGATTTTTCCATCACGGATCAAG GTTGCTAGGTTGGTGGTCAATAGATGAAGGAAGCAGAGAGGAAGAAGCTAGACTTTTTTGTGCCGGGAGTTCTGG GTATAATACTTTCTCTCCCGATACGGTGAAGAAAATGCCTAGAGGAGAACTTGTTGAGGAG ATTTGGAGACTTCAAGCTGCACTTGGTGAACAGACAGAAGTTACAAAATATAGCCAGGAGGAATATGAAAGACTTCAAAAT GAGAAGATCTTATGTAGAGTTTGCTTCGAAGAGCAGATTAACGTGGTCCTCCTTCCTTGCAAGCATCACGTTCTTTGCAG CACTTGCTGCGAAAAATGCAAGAAGTGTCCTATCTGCCGTGGTACCATTGAAGAACGGATGCCTGTATATGATGTGTAG